From the Glycine max cultivar Williams 82 chromosome 11, Glycine_max_v4.0, whole genome shotgun sequence genome, the window tttttccctttccgAATTTCTCTCGTTTTCACCCTCTAAAGGACAACTGGGAAAGTAATATGGAGAATGTTTGACTTTCTGATTAAACCTTAACATATCATCTTCTGATTAGGATGATGAGACATATGTTACTACGTTAACTGTATCTTCACTATGTAATATGTGAGGCTCCTGGAAAGGATAATGCCAATTTAAGTAGTTATATTGATATTGAGAGTCAATGTCTTGGAGACATATATGACTAACTATCgtttttaagtgtttatatGTATATTCAAGATGCATTTCAAATAACTATTACTTTATCCTAGGATgctgttgttttctttttcatttgttgctACTGAAGCTCAAAGTACTTGGCATTGTTATTGCAGGATTGAGATTGATACCAAACTCCCTGTAGTTGGTGACCAGAAATGGGTAGTATGGATATGTTCCTTCAATGTCCCCATGGCACCTGGTAAGACTCGCTCCATTGTTTGCAGTGCTCGAAACTTCTTCCAGTTCTCAGTGCCAGGGCCTGCCTGGTGGCAAGTAAGATTTCTACGTTCAGTGCTGTCCTTTTTCTTCTGTTTGACAAAAGTACATGCATGTTCCAGTCTGCTTATTTCTATGGTCTTTCACGGATTTATCTATACAAGTAACTTGTTCTGTCCTGATGATAAATGGTGTAGCTAATTTTGTAGTCTCAACCAATTTGAAAAGCTGAAAGAATTTGTAATTTGTCTAATTTGAAAATATACATAAATCAAGAACACTATATTGAAGGTTTCTGTTTGTCCTGAAAATGGTTCAAGAGTGGCCTATAAGCTTTCCTCTTAGGACCTTCAATATAATTAGGTGCTTCAGTTACAGTAAAGTTGACATACAATGGGGGTTTATTATGGTAACTGAGATTCATCTCCATAATGTGGGGAAATTATAAAGAGATACTGAGATTTAGTTTTTCTTACGTTAAAAATTGTGGTTAGGATGTTAGAATTTGAATGCCATTCCTGTTAGTAGAGGAAGTGAGTAAAAAAATCCTTTTGAATCATTTTATTCTACCGTGAGTAGGATgggtgtttttactttttatgtgGACAAGAAAAATGTTGTTAGTGATAATGAGGGTTAATAAATTTTGCAATACCGCATCCTTTAAATAATTTCATGACCTGACTGTAGATTTTTAAGACATGACTTTAGTTAGTACTTAGTAGAACATTAGCTAATGTCATTCCTTTTACAAAACCAACTGTATTTAGTAAACTATAACTGATGCAAGGGCTGTTGCTGAATACACTGGCTTATCTTACCAAACCGTTTCTACATCTCTGTTGATCTCTTCAGGTCAATTATAGTGTTCTCATTTAACTAAACTTATCATAATTCAGGTCAACTGAGTAATCTTACTGTTTGCATTCAATTTTAAACAATGCATACATGTAACTCAGGTCGTTCCTAGATGGTATGAGCATTGGACTTCAAATAAGGTATATGATGGAGACATGATTGTCCTTCAAGGTCAAGAGAAAATCTTCCTTTCAGAAACCAAGGAAGGTGGTGACATTAACAAACAGTACACAAACATCACCTTCACACCAACACAGGCAGATCGCTTTGTCTTGGCATTCCGAAATTGGCTGAGGCGACATGGCAATGGCCAACCAGAATGGTTTGGAAACAGCAGCGACCAGCCATTGCCATCAACTGTGTTATCAAAACGTCAGGTACAATAGTGTGATCCATGATTCTCATTCTGAAGCCCCTTCATTTTGAACAGTGACAAATGTTAGCAATTCACTCTCTCGAACTCCTTTTTTTATCGACGTGAGACCAAAGTTGGACACATATTTTTACCCTACAATAAAGAGTTTGTTGTTATCATTTCTCTTTTTGCTAACGAAGAACTAAatgaaacatttatttatgtttgtgTAGATGTTGGATAGATTTGAACAGCACACTCTCAAGTGTTCATCATGTAAAGCAGCATATGAGGGATTCCAAACATGGCAGAAAGTCCTAATTGGGGCAACAGTTGTGTTTTGTGCAACATCAGGGATCCCATCAGATTTCCAGTTGCGTGTACTTTTGGCTGGACTCGCAGTTGTCAGCGCAGCCATAGCTTTTGCCCTAAACCAACTCCAAAAGAATTTTGAATTCGTGGATTACGTGCATGCGGAAATCGATTAAGCACGTCCCTCCAAAGGAACTTCAACTAGTTAGTTGTAAATAGAGTTGAAGACAAGTACATGTACACTAGTATTTTGATGAAAAGAGCTCAAATCTACCTAACCTTAGTGTTATCATTAAATTCAACGAATACAAGTACATAACCCATGGTTTTGAAATGCCCATACACGATTCCAGCAAAACGTGTTAGACATGAAAACAGATTTTGCATTATGTTATTTGCACAGAAATGTGTTCACTTTCATTTCAAAACAATCTACTGATACTTACTCAAGAAGAAGGCTTACTGATACTATGTCCattccttcaatttcaaattACCAAAATATTGCCATTTTCAAACACACTAgggttcaaatttcaaaacacacacaaaagtaaaagtaaaaccTAGAAAGAGACAAGTTTATTAGTGCGATTTCACATTGAAGTTTTAAACAGCCCCAATACATTTTTCTTtgatcattttagttttttttttcttgataaggaagaaaaattCAGTTCAACTCCTTTTTGTGTTTGCATATGTTCCTTTTCATTCTCCTTAAGATGCAACTAAAATCATTATGATACCCATAAGAGAATGTGTTTGAAACCCAACAAGGAATCATTCACAAATAAAGTTTAAACTATAATGATTCTTGTCGTATCCAACAACACAAAAATTAAAGGATGCaagaaattttgtatttttttataagaaaaaagttttattaaCAACCAAATTTGGCACAAGATGTGAAAAATTTGGTGCCAGGGGAACAAGAAAACATAGGACAAAAAATGTACAATTATTCCCCCCCGCCCCCCCTGTAACAAACGAAGCCTCTCCCACTTGTTCACTATAACCTCCCCACCTAGTCACTAACACCAATCAGGcttaaatacatgaaaatagaaTTTTGAACTTTGATTCCTATAAATTCTTGTTTAGTCTTTTGTAAATTGTTTTTAGAAGtatctaaaattcatttttttatagtctttgtcgtttaaaatttctaacaatTGTTAACGTGACTAAAAATTATTGAAGTCAATATTACGTTAACTAGATgacatcataaaaaatatcttgtgaTTCAATGTCATGttagcatcaaatttaaaaatattacatgaattaaaaatatttattttcttatagaaAATGATTAAGAACACGACtaaattttagggactaaaaataaaatagtgacacatttataagaattttttaaaaaagttaaatattaataaaaaataaaatacttaaatacataataaatctatctaaaatatttattatgaaataagcATTTAAGGGTAAAAAAAGTTAGGCTTTGACAGGCTTAACCGCTTCAGGGGTatacatattataaaaaaaattaattaagggattattttataacttttaataaataagagaccattttgtaattttaaaaaataaagaattaattgtaacttaaaataaagataagggaccaacaaaataatatagacttatttatttacttgcacctatttatttcttatataaaaaactagaggtagtaattaatatatatgacatttttttagtttaatttttatacatttttaatgtaacaaattttgtgtttgtttggtaTGGCCATTTAGTAACTTATAAACTAGTTTgaccaaaataaatttatttaatacatgagcttattttgataaaatactgcttatttttataagttattcCACGTAGCAAGTTAGCTTATTATAAGATgctaacttattttattttcttaattttatattcactaatttatttgaaatctttttattttttgtatttttttcttcttttttttttgcttatttgaACACGACAATTAACTCGCCAATTGTAATTGCTAACACCGTTCATtaagaggttaacattatttgaattacatcaatttaaattattttctgaaaaattgttgagttttttataaaaaaaattatacgacTTAATTCAATTTCTCTTATATCCAATTATATCATTTCCATTTTATATATCGATTCAATTTTAACATCACATTATTCAATTTGCATAACCTTTACTTGGAGGTTTATTGAAGGGTTCAATACATTTACCCAAAAACTAGCATTATTTTCTTCACACAAACcattgaacacaagggaagaaaAATTAACCATACCAATAACAccataataacaaaattaaaaaaggaagaaaaaaaaagaattaacaaATACAGAGTGCATACACAATCattccaaaataattttatcacaattcaataatcaagtttcaacaattaaaaaataatttttgttttagctttaaaataattaaaaaataatttaaatattagaaactatttttaaacaatataagtttattttattaaagtttatttttaaaggacaattttgatttaaaacaatataagtctattgaaaaattgattttaaacaatataaaaaatcatcaaatctttatcaatattttataatacaaaataaataaaaattaacctaccttttaaagataataagttattagaaaaaaataatatatatatatatatatatatatatatatataataattacatatattcttttacgttattttgatatttaactaactcttaaacttttaaattttttagctaGCTTATAAACTCTAACTagcttataaattaattttaccaaatatatttatattcgttaataaaaaaatattaattttaaggtaattattttaaaattaaaaaaatttaatatataataaattttaattagagaaCAATATAAAATCCCTTTATACTGTACATAAACTTTTTACTCACATTTTTAGATGACAATATAAGCataattatgttttcttttacaTTATGGTCTATTTTAAGTATTGATATGCTATAACAGGGAGGGCATTTGAAGATCAAATATTATGAGagtataaaaaatgaacaaataacGAATTATGCAGGTATAATATGATGATTAGGAATAAagataaatttcttaaaaaaaaaaggattaaagataaaatattgtttGACTTATTTTGTGATCATAATTAAGGATGCAAAATTCAACAGACCTGATTACATATAaaactttacaaattacaaGAAGGGTGATATCGTCGATCGTGGGTTAGCATATAGTGCTTACTATAGGAATGATGGCGATGGTAATATGAAAACCATGCATCTGCAATCTGTATGCTCTTAGAATTGTCTAATAGAAGACTTGATAACGGATAAACACAATGATAACTCTTACAGTAAATAATAACAACGCACATAACTCATAAccgattaatatatatgtaagtACATGTGACTGGAAGTAATCCAATCTCATGACCTAATCTGTTTATATATACTCCACATATATATTACAGCATTATTATTTAGTCCTAAACATATTCAGTTATCGGTAAAAAGGGGCTGGTGGATGTGGCGGAACAACTAGCAAACACTCTGAAGGATTTGTGGAGTAATGTCAGATAGATTCAAGGAATGCTCAGCTATGCAGAAGTCAAGACTCAAGAGCGAAGTGGGTACGTTTTGGTGATTCAAATTCAAGCTATTTTCAACCCCAGGAGAAGCAGTACGTGGAAGCCAATAATTGATTCATTCAATAAGAAATTGGCGTGTTGGAAGGGAAGTCACctttatactttttttctttttagaggtTTCCTAAAAAGGTGGTGGACGTTTTGGTGGCTAtccaaagaaaatttctttatCTCTTTCAAAATTACTCATTCTCGTCTAGTCTATGGTATGCTGTTCTTCATTGGTTGGGTCTCTATTCAGTTGTGCCACATGATAATTTATCCATGCACATACAACTAGGGGAACATCTCGGGgagaaaatttaaaagattgaaGTTTCTATTCTGGCACGTTACATGTTGGTGTTTGTGGCAATATTTGTGGAATGCGATTATTTTTAATAACGGAGCAGCGGCATCATATTAAATCCCTTTCATGGCAGTGGCTGTTATACAGAAGAGGTGTAAAGCCTggaattttcttcttctcttggtGCATAAACCCactggcatgcatcacatatatcttgaatactttttttggtttacttTTTGAAAGGCTATCATTTTTTGGAAGTTTGGTTTTTGTAAATTCCGTCATGCTTGCCATGAGTGGCTAGGCCCATGTTAGCCACTGAGGCGTATGATACTTGATCTACTCCTTTTACAACTGTACATATTCGTTActagtaatataataatatattttcctttcaaaaaaatttattcatccCTTTAATTTCCAATTACACATACTTACACAAGTACTCAGGGTCAAATGAACAGCATTCTACAAACAATATCATTACAGTCTAATTAGAGTCTAGTCGGTAGAAAACAccactaagaaataaaaagaaaactaacaTTAAAAAGAACGAAAGACAATATTGCTCAGCAACAATGCTTATGGTCGCAACCATGCACAAAATTACACTCCCAAACGTACTGCacctaaacataaaataataagagaCGAAAATGTTAGCCCAAGGAACTCCAGctataaaaacaagaattaatTTGGTAATATTTCATGTGAAGAATATTCCTTTCACTCGAAAACATATTCCCATATCACTTCGCATTTTTCATACATcttgttataatattttttttctagacaacatatatattttttattgaaaacaatcaTATTCGATCATGATAATATGATATGAATGATAAAACTCTCTCTAAATTTAGTTATATGAATGCACATAATTGATTAATGACAATATAGTATAAAAATTGAAGCTGTAAGAGCAGTATAGCACCTCTTGATGATcaatcatcaaattaaacacaTATATCATCTTAAACCACCAGCAATATTATTCTGTTGTACTTCTGATTTTCCCATGTATGATGACATGCCATTAATATTAGGAACTGGGGTGTGCCCCGCGAACAAAGTAATATGGCCCATAAGCTTGTCCTTCCTAGAAAACGTAGTGCCACACGAGCACTGCCACTTGGGATAGTCCCCACAGTGCTTCTCGTGTGTCCTCAAATCAGAAAGCACAGAGAACTGTTTCTGGTTGCACCTATTGCACATATACATCTTGGGGCAGTGGCTCCTCTTGTAATGGTTCTTGGCACAAATCATTGACTTCAAAGGTTGGAACTTGGCATGCCTTTGGTTCCATCTACACCCTTGTTGAGGGCACGAATATCTCTTTGTCACACTTCCTTCTGCacctaaaaacaacaaattactctcctttttgttgtttttcttcattGGGTTGCGCAAAGCTGCACTTGTTTTGTACTCTTCCCCATGTGCCCTCATGTGCATCCTCAAATTAGCATCACGCTTAAACCCTTTCCCACACACTTGGCAAAAATATGAGTACTTTGCCAACAAATCCGCAGCATCCAATTCAATTATGTCATCACTCGTCTCCCCCATGATGTTGTTAATAATGTTGGCTGCTTCATCATCCTTAgggttaaaataattattaccaCTATTGCTATTATTGTAGCTTTCAGCAAACCAATCCAATGATGCCTCTCCCTCAATACTATTAGATAAGAAACTTTGCCCTCTATTTATATGTGAGACTATGTTAATGTTACTAGGCACACCCCTATTGTTGTTGATAAAGTTTGATTCATGATGTGATGGTGGTAATAATCTACCATGATCAATTTGTTGCTGGTGCAATTCATTAATAGTATTAGTACCTGAAGGGGAACTAGAAATCATTTGCTGGCAGGTGAATCTCATTGAAGTGGCTGCCACTATGATTTCTTGGATTGTGTTATTGATGGTGGAGATTGCCGTTGGAGTTGACTCGGGTAGGTTTTGTTGAGGGGAGACAAGAACACCAACTAGGTTGTGGAGTTGACCTAGCTTGTCCTTGAGAAGTGAGAGGTAGAAGAGGAGAGAGTTTGAAGATGAGTGTGAAGGTGATGAGGAAGAGCTTGCTTCAAGAGAAGGTGAAACCAAATATTCATTATTCACTGCTGCAGGAAACATATGCAGTTCTTGAAAATCATTTGTGGGGGTAGTAGATATTGTGGCCTTTGGCATcattgcttgaaattgaaaatcttCCTCCAATAAACCTGTGAGCTATGTATCTAAGTTTTCCGTGTAAAGATTGGCTTTGACTGGGATCATAGATGCATAGATATATGTTATTGTACACACTGGAAGGTGAGTGTGGAGAGGGACGTTCTTTATATAAAGTGGCAGAAGCAGCCACATACTAATAACTTAGGATTTTTCTGTGTTATGACTTGTGGATGGCAATAGATTCTTTGCAGAATGCAGTGAGCTTACCACTTTATAAAATCCTagctttttaataaattttattaatataatatattcttattataaaattgaaaatgtaaatGGTAAGATCTTGATATATTTGATATGGTGAAGTTTTTTTCCCCTACAAAAGATGATCCTTTTCTCTTATGGGATAGGTTTAGGAGagacagaaagaaaaaaattaatataaaacaaaagatGTGATAAGTGTATGaatataaatatcttaaataaa encodes:
- the LOC100802399 gene encoding protein SENSITIVE TO PROTON RHIZOTOXICITY 2, which gives rise to MMPKATISTTPTNDFQELHMFPAAVNNEYLVSPSLEASSSSSPSHSSSNSLLFYLSLLKDKLGQLHNLVGVLVSPQQNLPESTPTAISTINNTIQEIIVAATSMRFTCQQMISSSPSGTNTINELHQQQIDHGRLLPPSHHESNFINNNRGVPSNINIVSHINRGQSFLSNSIEGEASLDWFAESYNNSNSGNNYFNPKDDEAANIINNIMGETSDDIIELDAADLLAKYSYFCQVCGKGFKRDANLRMHMRAHGEEYKTSAALRNPMKKNNKKESNLLFLGAEGSVTKRYSCPQQGCRWNQRHAKFQPLKSMICAKNHYKRSHCPKMYMCNRCNQKQFSVLSDLRTHEKHCGDYPKWQCSCGTTFSRKDKLMGHITLFAGHTPVPNINGMSSYMGKSEVQQNNIAGGLR